The proteins below come from a single Saccharopolyspora sp. SCSIO 74807 genomic window:
- a CDS encoding acyl-CoA dehydrogenase family protein — protein MDFAPTEAQQDLTELTRSILTDRVTTARLREVESQPDRFDRALWTDLAKAGVLGAALPESLGGGGCGLLEQCSVLVELGRAVAPVPYLTSIAAGASAVARFGDEQQLERFARPAGDGEIVLTAALAEDADPLPETPATRADRSGGEWFLSGRKVAVPAGCAADFFLVPAATERGPLVFVVGASDEGVSVRRQEVVDSDSEALLDLTEVRLGDDRVLGGEDAASWLAARSTLGLCAEQLGVLERALELTAEYARERTQFERPIGSFQAVSQRLADAFVDVEAVRLTTWQAAWRATEGLPCHSEVATAKFWAAEAGHRVAHTAVHVHGGVGIDLEHHLHRYFVAAKRREFALGAASANLRRIGAALAGADGPDLD, from the coding sequence ATGGATTTCGCACCTACCGAGGCCCAGCAAGATCTGACCGAGTTGACCCGCAGCATCCTCACCGACCGGGTGACGACGGCTCGGCTGCGCGAGGTCGAGTCCCAGCCCGACCGCTTCGACCGTGCACTGTGGACGGACCTGGCGAAGGCCGGGGTGCTCGGCGCGGCGCTGCCGGAATCCCTCGGCGGCGGTGGCTGCGGACTGCTCGAGCAGTGCAGCGTGCTGGTGGAGCTGGGCCGGGCGGTGGCGCCGGTGCCGTACCTGACCTCGATCGCGGCGGGCGCCTCCGCGGTGGCCCGCTTCGGCGACGAGCAGCAGCTGGAACGGTTCGCGCGCCCGGCAGGTGACGGCGAGATCGTGCTGACCGCCGCGCTCGCCGAAGATGCCGACCCGCTGCCGGAAACCCCCGCGACCCGCGCGGATCGCTCCGGCGGCGAGTGGTTCCTCAGCGGCCGGAAGGTCGCCGTGCCCGCCGGTTGCGCCGCCGACTTCTTCCTGGTGCCCGCGGCCACCGAGCGCGGTCCGCTGGTGTTCGTGGTCGGGGCGTCCGACGAGGGCGTGTCCGTGCGGCGGCAGGAAGTGGTCGACTCCGACAGCGAAGCGCTGCTCGACCTCACCGAGGTCCGGCTGGGCGATGATCGGGTGCTGGGCGGCGAGGACGCCGCGAGCTGGCTCGCCGCGCGCAGCACGCTCGGCCTGTGCGCCGAACAGCTCGGCGTGCTGGAACGCGCGCTGGAGCTGACCGCCGAGTACGCCCGGGAACGGACCCAGTTCGAGCGTCCGATCGGGAGTTTCCAGGCCGTTTCGCAGCGCCTCGCGGACGCCTTCGTCGACGTCGAAGCGGTCCGGTTGACCACCTGGCAGGCCGCTTGGCGCGCGACCGAGGGCCTGCCCTGCCACAGCGAGGTGGCGACCGCGAAGTTCTGGGCCGCCGAGGCAGGTCACCGCGTGGCGCACACCGCCGTGCACGTGCACGGGGGCGTGGGCATCGACCTCGAACACCACCTGCACCGGTATTTCGTCGCCGCCAAGCGCCGCGAGTTCGCCCTCGGTGCCGCCTCCGCCAACCTGCGCCGGATCGGCGCCGCGCTGGCCGGTGCGGACGGACCCGACCTGGACTGA
- a CDS encoding acyl-CoA dehydrogenase family protein, giving the protein MRIGFNSDQERLRKRLRDYFAQLMTDELREELATGGDYGDGEAYKRIVRQLGSDGWLALGWPREHGGHGGTMLEQLIFTDEAAIAGVPVPFLTLNSVAPTIMRYGSAEQRAHFLPGIAAGEIHFSIGYSEPEAGTDLASLRTTAVRDGDEYVINGQKMWTSLVQYADYVWLACRTDPEARKHKGLSMLIVPTDAPGFSWTPVHTVAGPTTSATYYEDVRVPATALVGGENEGWPLITNQLNHERVALTSAAPIRSALAQVREWARETELPDGRRVIDQEWVRTHLARVHAGAEVLKLMNWKIAWTAEQQPAPAAASATKVYGTELATEAYRLLMEVLGPAAHVRGGSPGAALHGRVERMHRSALILTFGGGTNEVQRDIVSTVGLGLPPARR; this is encoded by the coding sequence ATGCGCATCGGCTTCAACTCCGACCAGGAACGGCTGCGCAAGCGCCTGCGCGACTACTTCGCGCAGCTGATGACCGACGAGCTCCGGGAGGAGCTGGCGACCGGGGGTGATTACGGCGACGGCGAGGCGTACAAGCGGATCGTCCGCCAGCTCGGCTCCGACGGCTGGCTCGCGCTCGGCTGGCCCCGGGAGCACGGCGGGCACGGCGGCACGATGCTGGAGCAGCTCATCTTCACCGACGAGGCCGCCATCGCCGGAGTGCCGGTTCCGTTCCTGACGCTCAACAGCGTCGCGCCCACGATCATGCGCTACGGCAGCGCCGAGCAGCGGGCGCACTTCCTGCCCGGCATCGCCGCCGGTGAGATCCACTTCTCCATCGGCTACTCCGAGCCGGAAGCGGGCACCGACCTCGCTTCGCTGCGCACCACCGCGGTCCGCGACGGCGACGAGTACGTGATCAACGGCCAGAAGATGTGGACCAGCCTGGTGCAGTACGCCGACTACGTGTGGCTGGCCTGCCGGACCGATCCGGAAGCCCGCAAGCACAAGGGCCTGAGCATGCTGATCGTCCCGACGGACGCACCGGGTTTCTCCTGGACACCGGTGCACACCGTCGCCGGGCCGACCACCAGCGCCACCTACTACGAGGACGTGCGGGTTCCGGCCACGGCGCTGGTCGGCGGCGAGAACGAGGGCTGGCCGCTGATCACCAACCAGCTCAACCACGAGCGGGTCGCGCTGACCTCGGCCGCGCCGATCCGCTCCGCCCTGGCGCAGGTCCGCGAATGGGCGCGGGAGACCGAGCTGCCGGACGGCCGCCGGGTCATCGACCAGGAGTGGGTGCGCACGCACCTCGCGCGGGTGCACGCGGGTGCCGAGGTGTTGAAGCTGATGAACTGGAAGATCGCCTGGACCGCGGAGCAGCAGCCTGCTCCCGCGGCCGCCTCGGCGACCAAGGTCTACGGCACCGAGCTGGCCACCGAGGCCTACCGGCTGCTGATGGAGGTGCTCGGGCCCGCCGCGCACGTCCGCGGAGGTTCGCCCGGCGCCGCGCTGCACGGCCGGGTCGAGCGGATGCACCGCTCGGCGCTGATCCTCACCTTCGGCGGCGGCACCAACGAAGTCCAGCGCGACATCGTCTCGACCGTTGGGCTCGGACTGCCCCCTGCGCGGCGCTGA
- a CDS encoding ferredoxin encodes MEIGVRTELCEANGVCVGLAPAVFELDDDELLQIRHPVPDEDVERVAKAVHLCPKGALFIAGSEADDDS; translated from the coding sequence ATGGAGATCGGCGTGCGGACCGAGCTGTGCGAGGCGAACGGAGTCTGCGTCGGGCTGGCCCCGGCGGTGTTCGAGCTGGACGACGACGAGCTGTTGCAGATCCGGCACCCGGTACCGGACGAAGATGTAGAACGTGTTGCGAAAGCCGTGCATCTTTGTCCGAAAGGTGCACTGTTCATTGCAGGAAGTGAAGCTGACGACGACTCTTGA
- a CDS encoding Zn-dependent alcohol dehydrogenase: MKAAVLNQIGDDALDVRTDVRVVPPGPGEVHLRVRAAGICHSDLSAMNGGLPALAPGVLGHEGAGEVLAVGEQVTDLAPGDRVTIAFVPPCGNCRDCLNAQPHLCQVHVVASFTSPRFKVGAAPAFGFTGTGTFAEELVVPRDGVVKVEPDVPFEVAALLSCGVLTGVGAVLNTARVEPGSTVVVIGAGGVGISVIQGARIAGARQIVAVDPVTAKHAGAKRFGATHATTPEGLDDLKQELTGGAGFDYAIEVVGRSATIRAAYDAARRGGDVVLVGAGGPDEKVEFSAQELFVNERNILPSFYGSADPRRDIPRLLDFWRAGLLDLEGMVSRRIALSDINDGLSALSSGDAALVRQIVTFD; encoded by the coding sequence GTGAAGGCAGCGGTGCTCAACCAGATCGGCGACGACGCGCTGGACGTCCGCACGGACGTCCGGGTCGTGCCGCCGGGGCCGGGCGAGGTGCACCTGCGCGTCCGCGCCGCGGGGATCTGCCACAGCGATCTCTCGGCGATGAACGGTGGCCTTCCCGCGCTCGCTCCCGGAGTGCTGGGCCACGAAGGGGCGGGCGAAGTGCTCGCGGTGGGCGAGCAGGTGACCGACCTGGCACCGGGCGACCGCGTCACCATCGCGTTCGTCCCGCCGTGCGGCAACTGCCGGGACTGCCTCAACGCGCAGCCGCACCTGTGCCAGGTGCACGTGGTCGCGTCGTTCACCTCGCCCAGGTTCAAGGTCGGTGCCGCGCCCGCCTTCGGATTCACCGGCACCGGCACGTTCGCGGAGGAGCTGGTCGTGCCCCGGGACGGCGTGGTCAAGGTCGAACCGGACGTGCCGTTCGAGGTCGCCGCGCTGCTCAGCTGCGGAGTGCTGACCGGGGTCGGCGCGGTGCTCAACACCGCGCGGGTCGAGCCGGGGTCCACAGTGGTCGTGATCGGCGCGGGCGGCGTCGGGATCTCGGTCATCCAGGGCGCCCGGATCGCCGGTGCGCGGCAGATCGTGGCCGTGGACCCGGTGACCGCCAAGCACGCCGGGGCGAAGCGGTTCGGTGCGACGCACGCGACCACGCCGGAGGGCTTGGACGATCTCAAGCAGGAACTGACCGGCGGTGCCGGGTTCGACTACGCCATCGAGGTCGTCGGGCGCTCCGCCACGATCCGCGCCGCCTACGACGCGGCGCGGCGCGGCGGCGACGTGGTGCTCGTCGGTGCCGGTGGGCCGGACGAGAAGGTCGAGTTCTCCGCGCAGGAATTGTTCGTCAACGAGCGGAACATCCTGCCGTCGTTCTACGGCTCGGCCGACCCGCGCCGGGACATCCCGCGGCTGCTGGACTTCTGGCGGGCCGGACTGCTCGACCTCGAAGGCATGGTGAGCAGGCGGATCGCCCTTTCCGACATCAACGACGGGCTGAGCGCGCTGAGCAGCGGTGATGCCGCCTTGGTCCGCCAGATCGTCACTTTCGACTAG
- a CDS encoding 3-oxoacyl-ACP reductase, translating to MDSQALDLRGKVAVVTGAGAGLGRSEALALAGAGADVVVNDVSAAADAVVGEIEEAGGKAAAVRGDISEQAVADELLSTAVQRFGGLHVVVNNAGLLRDRMVFKMSDQEWDDVIRVHLRGHFLVCRGAAAHWRQQSKDTGSAVYGRIVNTASEAFLFGAEGQPNYAAAKAGIASLTVSTARALARYGVRANAICPRARTAMTDQIFGPAPETGVDPLSTEHVAPFVSYLAAPAADAINGQVFVVHGGKVALMAPPKIEQRFDAAGDTWSTAELAEVVGGYFADRGEGMFSSTDLLSLG from the coding sequence GTGGACAGTCAGGCGTTGGACCTGCGCGGCAAGGTCGCCGTGGTGACCGGCGCGGGCGCCGGGCTCGGCCGTTCGGAAGCGCTCGCGCTGGCGGGCGCCGGTGCGGACGTGGTGGTCAACGACGTCTCGGCGGCCGCGGACGCGGTGGTCGGCGAGATCGAGGAGGCAGGCGGCAAAGCCGCCGCCGTGCGCGGCGACATCAGCGAACAGGCCGTGGCCGACGAGCTGCTCTCGACCGCGGTGCAGCGCTTCGGCGGACTGCACGTCGTGGTGAACAACGCCGGCCTGCTGCGCGACCGCATGGTCTTCAAGATGAGCGACCAGGAGTGGGACGACGTCATCCGGGTGCACCTGCGCGGGCACTTCCTGGTCTGCCGCGGGGCCGCGGCGCACTGGCGCCAGCAGTCCAAGGACACCGGGTCGGCGGTGTACGGGCGGATCGTGAACACCGCGTCGGAGGCGTTCCTGTTCGGCGCCGAAGGCCAGCCGAACTACGCCGCGGCGAAGGCGGGCATCGCCTCGCTAACGGTTTCCACCGCTCGCGCGCTGGCGCGCTACGGCGTGCGGGCGAACGCGATCTGCCCGCGTGCGCGGACGGCGATGACCGACCAGATCTTCGGCCCCGCTCCGGAAACCGGGGTCGATCCGCTGTCCACCGAGCACGTGGCGCCGTTCGTCAGCTACCTGGCCGCACCCGCGGCCGACGCCATCAACGGACAGGTTTTCGTCGTGCACGGCGGGAAAGTCGCGCTGATGGCGCCGCCGAAGATCGAGCAGCGGTTCGACGCGGCAGGCGATACCTGGAGCACCGCGGAACTCGCGGAGGTGGTCGGCGGCTACTTCGCCGACCGCGGGGAAGGCATGTTCTCCAGCACCGACCTGCTCTCGCTGGGCTAG
- a CDS encoding aldehyde dehydrogenase family protein, whose product MSLTVQQHRAQVGLQDGSLFVDGQWRQARSGKTWTHLHPATQEPVGTFPVADAEDVDEAVRAARRAFDEGPWPNLPAGQRVKILHRYADLLRENADELRGLQALDNGVPLSFGNVYAASVDAAADVFDHHAGWIDKAGGETLPGYQGGEHLAMTLREPIGVAAAILPWNAPFLLYAQKIAPALAAGCTVVLKPSEYATFVVLRMVELLADAGVPDGVVNVVTGTGEPTGGALIGHELVDKISFTGSREVGKRIVEVSAATLKRVSLELGGKSPAIVFPDTDASLAGMTAMGMVTLGLSGQGCVVCSRALVHRDVYDEFLTAAEMIAGSVTYGDPFDPAVLSSPLINDKQLHRVLGFVESGKQDGARLITGGDRPDGELGAGNFVNPAIFADVDNKMSIAQQEIFGPVLSVVPFSDEDEAVRLANDTEYGLGAGVFTADAQRAFRVSRRLRAGTVGINGFQVEPHLPFGGYKQSGLGREGGRSSFESYTELKTVLMPLTDEMM is encoded by the coding sequence ATGTCGCTGACCGTGCAACAGCATCGCGCACAGGTGGGGCTGCAGGACGGCTCGTTGTTCGTGGACGGCCAGTGGCGGCAGGCCCGCTCCGGCAAGACGTGGACGCATCTGCACCCGGCGACGCAGGAACCGGTGGGTACGTTCCCGGTCGCCGATGCCGAAGACGTCGACGAAGCGGTCCGCGCCGCGCGCCGCGCCTTCGACGAGGGGCCTTGGCCGAACCTGCCTGCCGGGCAGCGCGTGAAAATCCTGCACCGCTACGCGGATCTGCTGCGCGAGAACGCCGACGAGCTGCGCGGGCTGCAAGCGCTCGACAACGGAGTTCCGCTGTCGTTCGGCAACGTCTACGCGGCTTCGGTGGACGCCGCCGCGGACGTCTTCGACCACCACGCGGGCTGGATCGACAAGGCCGGTGGCGAGACGCTGCCCGGTTATCAGGGCGGCGAGCACCTCGCGATGACGCTGCGGGAACCGATCGGCGTGGCCGCCGCGATCCTGCCGTGGAACGCGCCTTTCCTGCTCTACGCCCAGAAAATCGCTCCCGCGCTGGCGGCGGGCTGCACGGTCGTGCTCAAACCGTCCGAGTACGCGACGTTCGTCGTGCTGCGGATGGTGGAACTGCTGGCCGATGCCGGTGTGCCGGACGGCGTGGTCAACGTCGTCACCGGCACCGGCGAACCCACCGGGGGAGCGCTGATCGGCCACGAGCTGGTGGACAAGATCAGCTTCACCGGCAGCCGCGAGGTCGGCAAGCGCATCGTCGAGGTCTCCGCGGCCACGCTGAAGCGGGTTTCGCTGGAACTCGGCGGGAAAAGCCCCGCCATCGTCTTCCCGGACACCGACGCCTCGCTGGCCGGGATGACCGCGATGGGCATGGTGACGCTCGGGTTGTCCGGGCAGGGATGCGTGGTGTGCAGCAGGGCGCTGGTGCACCGCGACGTCTACGACGAGTTCCTGACTGCGGCCGAGATGATCGCGGGTTCGGTCACCTACGGCGACCCGTTCGACCCGGCCGTGCTCTCCAGCCCGCTGATCAACGACAAGCAGCTGCACCGGGTGCTGGGCTTCGTCGAATCCGGCAAGCAGGACGGCGCCCGGCTGATCACCGGCGGAGACCGGCCGGACGGCGAACTCGGTGCCGGGAACTTCGTGAACCCGGCGATCTTCGCGGACGTGGACAACAAGATGAGCATCGCCCAGCAGGAGATCTTCGGGCCGGTGCTCTCGGTCGTGCCGTTCTCGGACGAGGACGAAGCCGTGCGGCTGGCCAACGACACCGAATACGGCCTCGGCGCGGGCGTTTTCACCGCGGACGCGCAGCGCGCGTTCCGGGTCTCGCGGAGGTTGCGCGCCGGGACGGTCGGAATCAACGGCTTCCAGGTCGAGCCGCACCTGCCGTTCGGCGGATACAAGCAGTCCGGGCTGGGCCGGGAAGGCGGCCGCAGCTCCTTCGAGTCCTACACCGAACTCAAAACGGTGCTCATGCCGTTGACCGACGAGATGATGTGA
- a CDS encoding glucose 1-dehydrogenase, giving the protein MARLQGKTAIITGAARGQGAAAARRFVAEGASVLLADVADEPGKALADELGESARFEHLDVSEQDEWPVAVRAAESAFGPVDVLLNNAGVLHFAELGETALADYERVVRINQIGTFLGMRAVLSSMPAGGSIINVSSVEGLGGMPFTVAYTATKFAIRGMTKVAAMELGERGIRVNSVHPGMIDTDMVRSLGGPEMNDHVGARVALKRVGQPDEIAQLAVFLASDESSYSTGAEFVADGGATATHSLSR; this is encoded by the coding sequence ATGGCGCGTTTGCAAGGAAAGACCGCGATCATCACCGGCGCGGCGAGGGGTCAGGGCGCGGCTGCGGCGCGGCGCTTCGTCGCGGAGGGCGCGAGCGTGCTGCTCGCCGACGTGGCCGACGAGCCGGGCAAGGCGCTGGCCGACGAACTCGGCGAGAGCGCGCGCTTCGAGCACCTCGACGTGTCCGAACAGGACGAATGGCCGGTCGCGGTGCGCGCGGCCGAGTCCGCGTTCGGGCCGGTCGACGTGCTGCTCAACAACGCCGGAGTGCTGCACTTCGCCGAACTCGGCGAGACCGCGCTGGCCGACTACGAGCGGGTCGTGCGGATCAACCAGATCGGCACCTTCCTCGGGATGCGCGCGGTGCTGAGCTCGATGCCCGCGGGCGGCTCGATCATCAACGTGTCCTCTGTGGAGGGTCTGGGCGGGATGCCGTTCACGGTCGCCTACACCGCTACCAAGTTCGCCATCCGCGGGATGACCAAGGTCGCCGCGATGGAACTCGGCGAGCGCGGCATCCGGGTGAACTCGGTGCACCCCGGGATGATCGACACCGACATGGTGCGCAGCTTGGGCGGACCCGAGATGAACGACCACGTCGGCGCCCGGGTCGCGCTCAAGCGGGTCGGCCAGCCGGACGAGATCGCGCAGCTGGCGGTTTTCCTCGCCAGCGACGAGAGCTCGTACTCCACCGGCGCCGAATTCGTCGCCGACGGCGGCGCCACCGCCACGCACTCGCTGTCCCGATAG
- a CDS encoding ABC transporter ATP-binding protein produces MGVEVGVQGLTKSFGAHQVWSDVSLTLPHGEVSAILGPSGTGKSVFLKSLIGLLRPDRGRVMVEDVDMCSCSERELYDVRKRFGVLFQDGALFGSMSLFDNVAFPLREHTRKSEAEIRRVVLEKMELVGLSGAEDKLPGELSGGMRKRAGLARALVLEPEIILCDEPDSGLDPVRTAYLSQLLIDLNAQIDATILLVTHNIDVARTVPDNIGLFFRGKLVLFGAREVLLTSEEPVVDQFVNGRRAGPIGMSEEKDSGTVAAELAGLDATSAPAPRTVVPQLTPGPGLPERIAVRRRKQRMMRDLNAYPPAVREQVLAGLSDAERREWGAPPRPGPGDRP; encoded by the coding sequence TTGGGTGTCGAAGTCGGGGTGCAGGGGCTCACGAAGTCCTTCGGCGCCCACCAGGTGTGGTCGGACGTGTCGCTGACGCTGCCGCACGGGGAGGTCAGCGCCATCCTCGGCCCGTCCGGAACCGGCAAGTCGGTGTTCCTGAAGTCGCTGATCGGGCTGCTGCGCCCGGACCGCGGCCGGGTCATGGTCGAAGACGTCGACATGTGCTCGTGCTCCGAGCGGGAGCTCTACGACGTCCGCAAGCGCTTCGGCGTGCTGTTCCAGGACGGTGCGCTGTTCGGCTCGATGAGCCTGTTCGACAACGTCGCCTTCCCGTTGCGCGAGCACACCCGCAAGTCCGAGGCGGAGATCCGCCGGGTCGTGTTGGAGAAGATGGAGCTGGTCGGCCTTTCCGGGGCGGAGGACAAGCTGCCCGGCGAACTGTCCGGCGGGATGCGCAAACGCGCTGGGCTGGCGCGGGCGCTGGTGCTCGAACCGGAGATCATCCTCTGCGACGAGCCGGATTCCGGGCTGGACCCGGTGCGCACCGCTTACCTCTCGCAGTTGCTGATCGACCTGAACGCGCAGATCGACGCGACGATCCTGCTGGTCACGCACAACATCGACGTGGCGCGCACGGTCCCGGACAACATCGGGTTGTTCTTCCGCGGCAAGCTGGTGCTCTTCGGCGCTCGCGAGGTGCTGCTGACCAGCGAAGAACCGGTGGTCGACCAGTTCGTCAACGGTCGCCGCGCGGGGCCGATCGGGATGAGCGAGGAGAAGGACTCGGGGACCGTGGCCGCCGAGCTGGCCGGGCTGGACGCCACGAGCGCGCCGGCCCCGCGCACCGTCGTCCCGCAGCTGACCCCCGGCCCCGGGTTGCCGGAGCGGATCGCGGTGCGCCGCCGCAAGCAGCGCATGATGCGCGACCTGAACGCCTACCCGCCCGCGGTGCGCGAGCAGGTGCTCGCCGGGTTGTCCGACGCCGAACGCCGCGAGTGGGGCGCCCCGCCGCGGCCTGGCCCCGGTGATCGCCCATGA
- a CDS encoding ABC transporter permease translates to MSSPGASHRVPLRAAFVEVGRLATLSWEVLRAMPRRPFQVREWVQQAWFFASVTILPTAMVAIPFGAVIAMQLGSLTQQIGAQSFTGAASALSILQQASPLITALLVAGAGGSAVCADIGARKIRDEIDAMEVLGISAIQRLVVPRVLGAIFVSVLLNGLVSVVGVVGGYFFNVVLQGGTPGAYLASFNALAQLPDIYVSELKALIYGFVAGVVAAYRGLNPAGGPKGVGDAVNQAVVITFLLLFAINLVITGIYLQLVPPKEL, encoded by the coding sequence ATGAGTTCTCCCGGTGCCAGCCACCGCGTCCCGCTGCGCGCCGCCTTCGTCGAAGTGGGCCGGTTGGCGACGCTGTCCTGGGAGGTGCTGCGCGCGATGCCGCGGCGGCCGTTCCAGGTGCGCGAATGGGTGCAGCAGGCGTGGTTCTTCGCCAGCGTGACGATCCTGCCGACCGCGATGGTCGCGATCCCGTTCGGCGCGGTGATCGCGATGCAGCTGGGTTCGCTGACCCAGCAGATCGGCGCCCAGTCGTTCACCGGCGCGGCCAGCGCGCTGTCCATCCTGCAGCAGGCGAGTCCGCTGATCACCGCGCTGCTGGTGGCGGGCGCCGGTGGTTCCGCGGTGTGCGCGGACATCGGCGCGCGCAAGATCCGCGACGAGATCGACGCGATGGAAGTGCTCGGCATCTCCGCGATCCAGCGGCTGGTGGTGCCGCGGGTGCTCGGCGCGATCTTCGTGTCGGTGCTGCTCAACGGCCTGGTCAGCGTGGTCGGTGTGGTCGGCGGCTACTTCTTCAACGTGGTGCTGCAGGGCGGCACGCCCGGCGCGTACCTGGCCAGCTTCAACGCGCTGGCGCAGTTGCCGGACATCTACGTCAGCGAGCTCAAGGCGCTGATCTACGGGTTCGTGGCCGGTGTGGTCGCCGCCTACCGCGGGCTGAACCCCGCGGGCGGGCCGAAGGGCGTCGGCGACGCGGTCAACCAGGCCGTGGTGATCACCTTCCTGCTGCTGTTCGCGATCAACCTCGTGATCACCGGCATCTACCTGCAGCTGGTCCCGCCGAAGGAATTGTGA
- a CDS encoding ABC transporter permease, whose protein sequence is MAATEQYLPPPTAWRRRLSLLVSKPGDAIAGLGWQLSFYLRALALSPLTLRKYPRETGRLLTEVMFGSGALAVIGGTLGVMIGMTVCTGAIVGLQGYSSLDQLGTSALTGFIAAYFDTREVAPMAAGLALSATVGCGFTAQLGAMRISDEIDALEVMGVRTVPYLVTSRVLAGLAAVIPLYVVGLLGSYFASREITVLFYGQSAGTYDHYFHLFLPPQDVLWSFGKVLVFSLVVILTHCYYGYTASGGPAGVGTAVGRAVRTSIVLVAVLDFFLSLAIWGSTTTVRIAG, encoded by the coding sequence ATGGCCGCGACCGAGCAGTACCTGCCGCCGCCGACGGCCTGGCGCCGCCGGCTGTCCCTGCTGGTGTCCAAACCCGGTGACGCGATTGCCGGGCTCGGCTGGCAGCTGTCGTTCTACCTGCGCGCACTGGCGTTGTCCCCGTTGACGTTGCGCAAGTACCCGCGGGAGACGGGCAGGCTGCTGACCGAGGTGATGTTCGGCAGCGGCGCGCTGGCCGTCATCGGCGGAACGCTCGGCGTGATGATCGGCATGACCGTGTGCACCGGCGCGATCGTCGGGTTGCAGGGCTATTCCTCGCTGGACCAGCTCGGCACGTCCGCGCTGACCGGGTTCATCGCCGCCTACTTCGACACCCGCGAGGTCGCGCCGATGGCCGCGGGCCTGGCGCTGTCGGCGACGGTCGGGTGCGGCTTCACCGCGCAGCTGGGCGCGATGCGGATCTCCGACGAGATCGACGCGCTCGAAGTGATGGGGGTGCGCACGGTGCCGTACCTGGTGACCAGCCGGGTGCTGGCCGGGCTGGCCGCGGTGATCCCGCTGTACGTGGTGGGGCTGCTCGGCTCGTACTTCGCGTCCCGGGAGATCACGGTGCTGTTCTACGGGCAGTCGGCCGGTACTTACGACCACTACTTCCACCTGTTCCTGCCGCCGCAGGACGTGCTGTGGTCGTTCGGCAAGGTGCTGGTGTTCAGCCTCGTGGTGATCCTGACGCACTGCTACTACGGCTATACCGCCAGCGGCGGGCCCGCTGGCGTGGGGACCGCGGTCGGCCGGGCGGTGCGCACCTCGATCGTGCTGGTGGCCGTGCTCGATTTCTTCCTGAGCCTAGCCATTTGGGGCTCGACGACCACGGTCCGAATCGCGGGTTGA